From one Amycolatopsis sp. FDAARGOS 1241 genomic stretch:
- a CDS encoding alpha/beta fold hydrolase, with product MSGTIVLVHGSWHGSWCWDPVVPLLTGAGHGVTAVDLPGRGEAARVARFGLDDFADAVVGAVRAAGEPVTLVAHSMGGVPVSRAAQEIPGLISGLLYVAAFVPRNGQTFGDLLAMPEVATSLTAHQVRDPETGTTTIPPQYARETFYGDCAPEIADAYAQRLVPETRALLTQPVPQTATGIGTVRRGYVECLRDRALPVEAQRVMHRAARIEPVFTVDSDHSPFASRPAELATLIGEFAAAA from the coding sequence GTGTCGGGCACCATCGTCCTGGTTCACGGGTCGTGGCACGGTTCGTGGTGCTGGGACCCGGTGGTTCCCCTGCTGACCGGCGCCGGCCACGGCGTGACGGCGGTGGACCTGCCGGGCCGCGGCGAGGCTGCGCGCGTGGCCCGGTTCGGTCTCGACGACTTCGCGGACGCCGTCGTCGGGGCAGTGCGCGCGGCGGGTGAGCCGGTGACCCTGGTCGCGCACAGCATGGGCGGCGTGCCGGTGAGCCGGGCCGCTCAGGAGATCCCCGGCCTGATCAGCGGGCTCTTGTACGTGGCAGCGTTCGTGCCCCGGAACGGCCAGACCTTCGGCGACCTGCTGGCCATGCCGGAGGTCGCCACGTCATTGACCGCGCACCAGGTGCGGGACCCGGAGACCGGTACGACGACGATTCCGCCGCAGTACGCCCGCGAGACGTTCTACGGCGATTGCGCGCCGGAGATCGCCGACGCGTACGCGCAGCGGCTCGTGCCGGAGACCCGGGCGCTGCTCACCCAGCCGGTCCCCCAGACCGCGACCGGAATCGGGACAGTGCGCCGGGGGTATGTCGAGTGTTTGCGTGACCGAGCGCTTCCCGTCGAGGCGCAACGCGTGATGCACCGGGCGGCCCGGATCGAGCCCGTGTTCACTGTGGACAGTGACCACTCGCCGTTCGCCTCGCGGCCGGCGGAACTCGCCACCCTGATCGGCGAGTTCGCCGCGGCCGCGTAG
- a CDS encoding SDR family NAD(P)-dependent oxidoreductase — protein MTSPNTVALVTGAAQGIGRATAIRLAQDGSHVVCADIQDCADTVQDIKAAGGSGEGVALDVRVAAAWADAVGDVLGRLGRIDYLANVAGVVNMISEDSVVGLTEEAWDDVIATDLKGPWLGMRAVIPGMIDRGGGRIVNISSLAALRGLPNLASYSAAKGGVAALTRQAAFEYAERNILINAIAPGTIDTPILADITPEMKQANANAHLIRRLGRPEEIASMVAYFFREGSFLTGLVYAVDGGWSAKGNF, from the coding sequence ATGACTTCGCCGAACACCGTCGCCCTCGTCACCGGTGCCGCACAGGGCATCGGGCGCGCCACTGCGATCCGGCTCGCCCAGGATGGTTCGCACGTGGTGTGCGCGGACATCCAGGACTGCGCGGACACCGTGCAGGACATCAAAGCCGCGGGCGGCTCCGGGGAGGGCGTGGCGCTGGACGTGCGCGTCGCCGCCGCCTGGGCGGACGCGGTCGGCGACGTGCTCGGCCGCCTCGGCCGCATCGACTACCTGGCCAACGTCGCCGGCGTGGTGAACATGATCAGTGAAGACTCCGTCGTCGGGCTCACCGAGGAGGCCTGGGACGACGTCATCGCCACCGACCTCAAGGGACCGTGGCTCGGCATGCGCGCCGTCATCCCCGGGATGATCGACCGCGGCGGCGGCCGCATCGTCAACATCTCCTCGCTCGCCGCACTGCGGGGCCTGCCGAACCTAGCGTCCTACAGCGCCGCCAAGGGCGGCGTCGCCGCGCTCACCCGGCAAGCCGCGTTCGAATACGCCGAGCGCAACATCCTCATCAACGCGATCGCGCCCGGCACCATCGACACCCCGATCCTGGCCGACATCACCCCGGAGATGAAACAGGCGAACGCGAACGCCCACCTCATCCGCCGCCTCGGCCGGCCGGAGGAAATCGCCTCGATGGTCGCCTACTTCTTCCGCGAAGGGTCGTTCCTGACCGGACTCGTCTACGCCGTCGACGGCGGGTGGTCCGCGAAGGGCAACTTCTGA
- a CDS encoding LLM class flavin-dependent oxidoreductase → MRYAIAIPQYYSDGSFDPGAFREYLARAEEAGYHSAWTQEAVFGRRPQLSPMEAMTFAAACTDTLRLGCTVFVSTLHIPAQLAKSTASLDQLSRGRLEMGVGSGGKNRPYAAFGMQPDRYLARFTEGVELLKALWTQETVDHDGDFWQLSGAGITPRPFQKPHPPLWFGGSGPKALRRALDLGTGFFGAGSTPTTAFADQVRFVRSENPRPDFEIAKRVYIAIDADAARARERVNAELTALYGGLSPDVEAAAIAGTPDDCVRAVREVLDAGAELVLFTPLFDQAEHADLIAREIIPALG, encoded by the coding sequence GTGAGGTATGCGATTGCGATTCCCCAGTACTACTCGGACGGTTCGTTCGATCCCGGTGCTTTCCGGGAGTATCTGGCGCGGGCGGAGGAAGCGGGTTACCACAGCGCGTGGACGCAGGAGGCCGTGTTCGGCAGGCGTCCGCAGCTGAGCCCGATGGAGGCGATGACCTTCGCCGCCGCGTGCACAGACACGCTGCGGCTGGGCTGCACGGTGTTCGTGTCCACCCTGCACATCCCGGCGCAGCTGGCGAAGAGCACAGCCAGCCTGGACCAGCTGTCGCGCGGCCGCCTGGAGATGGGCGTCGGCTCAGGTGGCAAGAACCGCCCGTACGCCGCGTTCGGCATGCAACCCGACCGCTACCTGGCGCGGTTCACCGAAGGCGTCGAACTGCTCAAGGCGCTCTGGACGCAGGAAACCGTCGACCACGACGGGGACTTCTGGCAGCTGTCCGGTGCCGGCATCACGCCCCGGCCCTTCCAGAAACCCCACCCGCCCCTGTGGTTCGGCGGCAGCGGCCCGAAAGCCCTCCGGCGTGCCCTCGACCTCGGCACCGGCTTCTTCGGTGCGGGCTCCACCCCGACCACCGCCTTCGCCGACCAAGTCCGGTTCGTCCGATCGGAGAACCCCCGCCCGGACTTCGAGATCGCCAAACGCGTCTACATCGCCATCGACGCCGACGCCGCCCGCGCCCGCGAACGCGTCAACGCCGAACTCACCGCTCTCTACGGCGGCCTCTCCCCCGACGTCGAGGCCGCCGCCATCGCCGGCACCCCGGACGACTGCGTGCGCGCCGTCCGCGAAGTACTCGACGCCGGAGCCGAGCTCGTGCTGTTCACGCCGCTGTTCGACCAGGCCGAACACGCGGACCTGATCGCGAGGGAGATCATCCCGGCATTGGGCTGA